In Hydrogenimonas thermophila, the genomic window CTTTATCTACTATCTCAAAAAAATCATATAATCTTGATCTCCCAGGTATTCGTATAAACTCTACTCCTAGTAATTTTTTTATCTCCTTCCTTTTAGCATTTGCTTTCATCCATTTATATACCTCTATTGGATTCTTTGCTCCCATTAATATAGCTATTATCGATAAAAACATTATTACCGGCAAACTATACTGTCTTCCCTGTGGTCTTGCC contains:
- a CDS encoding transposase family protein; the protein is MEPELLKILKEHISEQARPQGRQYSLPVIMFLSIIAILMGAKNPIEVYKWMKANAKRKEIKKLLGVEFIRIPGRSRLYDFFEIVDK